The sequence ctggcgccaaaatggcggatcagcagccaagcgctcactcatcgtctgtgttgtataaagtactaagaaagcaatacttgagtaaaagtacaagtatcatactagaaaaagactttagtagaagtgaaagtcaccttttagaatactactcaagtaaaagtcttaaagtatctgatatttactgtacttaagtatcaaaagtcattttctgatatttaatgtacttatgtatttgaagtaaaagtaaaaagtaaaatttcagtgattttcggtaggcataagtgCAGGGGctgttctagggtttcatctttaggggttttagccctcagtgagaatttaaaacaagatgagttttatattatatattatatgactacatagtaagccaaaagttatggtattattaaatggcaaaagtggacaccaaaattttacgcaggtaagttggtttttccttccaaattcggacatgtttaagggttagttatcactaataacagagaggagtaatattactgagataggttaactatagtaagtaagattagctctcagagtaaggttacattaggtgcttaaagaatacagctgtttaggaggtcatcactgcagtctgtagcgtgatgagataggcctacataaaagaattagcaattttaagtgttaacttactaacagctgtgtacatgcactggaatacacaggtcatgcaatatgtgttcactgcttaagtgttaaagtcatattttattgtttatcaggttccattaggtgacatcttgcactcagcccagaatctggtgtcgatgttgaccaacaccttaagtgttggacaacagaaaatggggaaccagtccaatatcagtggacagtcagcacaagaaagaaggtccaagtcaaatgggcagtcagtgcagcaggaaatggctaggtgtgaggggtgtgtgtgtgtgtgtgtgtgtgtgtgtgtgtgtgtgtgtgtgtgtgtgtgtgtgtgtgtgtgtgttttatgtaggcctatctcatcacgctacagactgcagtgatgacctcctaaacagctgtattctttaagcacctaatgtaaccttactctgagagcttacttacttactatagttaacctatatctgtaatattactcgtctctgttattagtgataactaacccttaaacatgtccgaatttggaaggaaaaacaaacttacccgagacgatgagtgagcgcttggctgctgagctgccatttcggcgccagtggtttaaaagagggcggggcgcatgcgcactttgtggaatcgattcatcttccctcggatagtaatgcctgtgaacgtgatgacgtatttttgacagatgtttcgcagaccgttttcgtgtgtgaaaaagaggtgttgtgaaaacaagcgttttgtgtgtaaactgtcatagtcgtacatttagtagttgtatttgaacaaacacacaaaatcttgtATCtttaaactgtcgtggccgtaggttttgggatccaactccgcaaaaataaaaatttacaaacaaatgctttgaattatgtacgattattattgttattgattattattattattattattattattattattattattattattattattagtgtttttattccataggctgtcaattaaaaaaaaaaaattcacatggaccatcaatgaaaataaagtaagtaGGAATTCAGTAATGGAGCATTTTTATCAGCatggtttaaaagagagaaaacactcagatacagtatcagcagtaacatagtaaatcatttggtttaaataATCAGTTAATTGGGAAATCAATATTAGTCTCAATGATTATGGCACTCAGCTCTTTTTCAAGCTTTGTTTACATCTACTTCAGATTTCtctgaggtttttgtgcagcactgcagcttgtcgTGTCACTGTGTGGTCttcgagcgcagtaatacacagctgtgtcttcagtctgcatgttctgtcctccaattgttattgtgttagtagaagtgtctctggagatgctgaatttatttttcagtttgtcACCGTAAACTCTTCTCCCAGCATTATTGATGTATCCAATCCactccagagtttttcctgcaggttgtcgaatccaagctgtatcatagcttgtaactgaatatgaaaccttgcactggatggagagactctggcctggctggactgtcatggaagcaggctgagtcagttcctcaccatgcacatctgtggaggaaaacacatggtgatatctcacacaatatatgctgcacctttattcttcatctagtaaatgaatgaatttgataaagcactcacaagaagcagctgccagcaggagcagtagagatgtagagaacatggtgtgtgttgtttggactggagtcttctctgttctccaaagtttaacagacaccatcacatcatataaatagagtgagatccagctctgacacttggatttgtttatctgctgatgatgggaggagaatgtatctgaaatgtatttatatcatgaggaggagattcatctgatggaggatgtgtgggTTTATAAACTCAACTTTCAACAAGATTTTATATTTGGAACGTTGTCTTTGGagttttaaacatgttttctcACAATATTTATGCTATAATTGATCTAAACGATAACTGtaaaatttctaaaatacacagattattGTAGTTAAATTTGAATCAGTTTTGCAGAATCCCAATAATCAAATATCTGTCCGGTGAGTTAAATGAAGCTGGAGGAGGATTAGAATGTTTAAAGTGAGAGAGTTTCTTCACAAATACTGACATCTAGAGGCacataaagaattataattataataatagcttAAATTGTGTGTTACACCGACATCCACTTCAGCAAGCTGCACAAACACTTTGGAATAGATTGGTGTTGTATTAATGATGGCTTAACTGTGTATTCACTTGTGTTCAggacaataattttttttaatgttgagaCAAAGATGAAACCTTATGTAGATATCTTTAAACTACAGAAGTGTCTTAGCTCTGCTAGCTCATATATACCAGACCCCTCTGGGGACATGTGTActgcagagagaggaaaatgaccagggatgtttttgtacaggacttcagtgagtttgtagtgttgtgtgtctggcacagtaatacacagccgTGTCCTCGACCTGAAAGTTTTGTCCTCTTAAATAAACTGTGCTGCTGGATTTGTCCTGGCTGAAACTGATCTTGCTCTTCATCGTGTCTTTGAGATTAGTGCTATCACTGCTACACGGATATCCGAGCCATTCCAGTGCTTTTCCAGCAGGTTGCCGTATCCAGTTAATACAATAACTCGACACTGAGATCTTACAAGAGATGGAGAACGACTCTCCAGGCTTCACCAGCACAGAGTCTGTCTGAGTGAGCTCCACACCTCCAACACCACCTGTGAATAAGAGCGACAGAACATCATCAACAGTCATCAAGTCATTTTCACGAAACGGGAATTAAATCTAAACTCATTCAGCCGACACGGAGACGTACAGAATGCAGCTGAAAGCAGCAGCAACACTGATAATGACAGCATTGTTGTTGAtataaaagtgaagtgaagtaaaaTGCTCAGCTGCTGTCCTCctcctcactacacacactcacacacacactcacacacacttaatgtaAAAGACACAAGTGGAGGATTTGCATGAAAAACATCATCATGATCTTGAAGTCTCAGGTTTACTCATTTATACATTAACTTTCTTCCTCTTAGAAGAATTGGGCTTAgagtgaaatgaacaaaacactaacgtgtctctgtgattaactgaactgaacatgtTCAATCAACAATCATCTAAAATGAGCCTCACACGATAAAGTCACAATTTCTGTGTTCAGAAGGTGTTAGTTACATTTCTAGAACAGAGGCTGTGTATGTTgagactgggatgtgtgtatttcggtgtgtattgggactggggtgtgtgtattacagtgtgtattgggactgggatgtgtgtattacagtgtgtattgggactgggatgtgtgtattacagtgtgtgttgggactgggatgtgtgtattacagtgtgtattacgactgggatgtgtgtattacagtgtgtattgggactgggatatgtgtattacagtgtttattgggactggaatgtgtgtattacagtgtttattgggactaggatgtgtgtgttacagtgtgtattgggactgggatgtgtgtattatagtgtttaCTGGGACTggaatgtgtgtattacagtgtttattgggactgggatgtgtgtattacagtgtgtgttgggactgggatgtgtgtattacagtgtgtattgggactgggatgtgtgtattacagtgtgtattgggactgtgatgtgtgtattacagtgtttattgggactaggatgtgtgtgttacagtgtttattgggactgggatgtctACTAGTTTGTTGGTTTGAGGAACAGTCAGAATGACATTTACACAGAATGCTGACAGAGTTATTACTACCTGTGGGtttttccagtgtttccagGAGCACAGAAACAGGGTTTATGTATACTTTCATTCCTGATGATTAGTTTAGGCCACGTCCACTTTAGGGTTATAACCAGGTACATTTGATTCAGTCGTGTGAGCAAGAGGGTGTTTTTTTATATCAggatgaatttgcataaacaactttcagctgttttcatagtttcattaatccttcacaaaaacaagcagctgctgccccctacaggtgcctttcatttaaacacagtcacacaaagtcatttttaaataaaaaagaaaatattattgaaagagtcttcattctgaaccattattaatcccttcattttacaggattttgaaccagcagttggaatcagtgtttaatgagtggattcaggaataatacagcatgtttccagcagtgtgttgtgtttaacacacagtctgttctcatagtctgagcttcaataactgaaacaactgaaggaggcagcagagctcaacaaataaagtggaaaaaagtgaatccacaaactgcattctgtatgagactcattcagtatcagtcattatcagacaaatatctacattttctcttctttttcactctttccataatgtgtgattagttacatgtatttgggttgttaaacacaggttggacaaataaaaacactataatttatgtaactacatcctcctgtggttgtgaggtttctcagtaacatgacaagatgtattttataatgctgttataatgtaaggttctaaattaaactaaattataAATCAATAGAAATAAAGGGCCCTTtccaaaatgaatataaatttctGTAACCTGAAAACACCTGATAGTGTAtaacaggggtcggcaaccttaaacactcaaagagccatttggacccgtttcccacagaaaaaaaaaaacacagggagccacaaaacccttttgacatctaaaatgaagagaacactgcatgtATCATTTTTTACCTTAATGGAAAGTATAGagaaaactgtagtgtgttgcatttatgaaatcaatgaactgctgcagagtaaacaaagttttatttctgcaagcaaacaaaaatagatTGAAACAGATTTGGAACAgattgaactaaccttaacaaaaatgACGCTGAGTTGAAGGTAActttcaatgtctaattgagtcctcttcgtattcatgacatcaaaattttacttgccagctgcagcaaaccaaaaatgcgtctgcttctgtgtgtcggatttacAGTGCTGTAGCAAGTCGGCAGTtgtgacgcatattttgagcgacaaacaaattaaacacggtttattttaatgttacaagagcatcataatcttagaatttagaatgacttttttaaaaaaactaactaactgaaataaaataaattttaattaaataattattttccaaatctacagggagccgcattttgaccctaagataaggagtgtctctatgcaaatgtccttctctgttatagatttaagcaacaaagaccaagagcttttacttcttctgctccaacacacaccatgatctctacatccctactgctgctgctgctggcagccgtacactgtaagtgtttttacatttgacatgtaatacagttttggttccttaaagctttttgcttttacatcattaaaataacttttctttaacaggtgttcacagtgttgagctgatccagaccggatccacagtattaactcctggtcagtcactgactctgacctgtaaagtgtctggatattcagtAACTGATAGCAGCTACTGGACAcactggatacgacaacctTCAGGAAACactctggaatggatcggaCAGATATCTGGTAGTGGGGGCacttactacagtgagaaactgaaaagcaggtttcaggtatccagagacacgtccagaagcacagtgacattaacaggacagaacatgcagactgaagacacagctgtgtattactacgctcgtgaaccacagtgagaggaataaacaacatccctgtacaaaaactccaaGTACAGTGAAACCATGCTAGCTCTAAACATCctccttcattaaaaaataaataataatgataacaattcTGACTGGAGCATCAGAGCATCATGGACAATTTGACAGTCGATATTTGATTACAAACGGAATTGATTAGCTTCATGTTCATTTCACTCTGATACACAGCTATCAATATCTGACATTCTCTCTGTGAGGAAATCACACCTACAGTAAGGCTTTACAAATTTTCAGGTAGACTGACTTTTGATCTCACTCATTACACACTCGCTCATTACTCATTATCCTAACCCGGATTATAcagaaattatataaacatttccaAGCATGGTTTCTTAACACTGaggtgttttttcttcttccccaaAATTCTCCTCCACCTGCACCTGATAAGATTACccaaaccacaacacaaccaTTTTCATTTTCCATCACGTTTCACATattctgaaattaaataataaataactagatttgtaaagttcggcGCAACAACATTTGATGTTGGAAATGAAAggcacctgtagggggcagcagctgcttgtttttgtgaaggattaatgaaactatgaaaacagctgaaagttgtttatgcaaattcatccTGATATAAAAAAACACCCTCTTGCTCACACGACTGAATCAAATGTACCTGGTTATAACCCTAAAGTGGACGTGGCCTAAACTAATCATCAGGAATGAAAGTATACATAAACCCTGTTTCTGTGCTCctggaaacactggaaaaaCCCACAGGTAGTAATAACTCTGTCAGCATTCTGTGTAAATGTCATTCTGACTGTTCCTCAAACCAACAAACTAATAGACatcacagtcccaatacacactgtaacacacacatcctagtcccaataaacactgtaatacacacattccagtcccaataaacactgtaatacacacattccagtcccaataaacactataatacacacatcccagtcccaatatacactgtaatacacacatcccagtcatTCCAGtcctaatacacactgtaatacacacatcccagtcccagtacacactgtaacacacacatcctagtcccaataaacactgtaatacacatatcccagtcccaataaacactgtaacacacacatcccagtcccaatacacactgtaatacacatatcccagtcccaatacacactgtaatacacacatcccagtcgtaatacacactgtaatacacacatcccagtcccaatatacactgtaacacacacatcccagtcccaacacacactgtaatacacacatcccagtcccaatacacactgtaatacacacatcccagtctcAACATACACAGCCTCTGTTCTAGAAATGTAACTAACACCTTCTGAACACAGAAACTGTGACTTTATCGTGTGAGGCTCATTTTAGATGATTGTTGATTGAacatgttcagttcagttaatcACAGAGACACTTAATGTATAAATGAGTAAACCTGAGACTTCACGATCATGATGATGTTTTTCATGCAAATCCTCCACTTACATTAAGgaggtctgtgtgagtgtgtgtgtgtgtgaatgtgtgtgtgtgtgtgtgtgtgtgtgtgtgtgtgtagtgaggagGAGGACAGCAGATGAGCATTTTACTTCACTTTTATATCAACAACAATGCTGTCATTATCAGTGTTGCTGCTGCTTTCAGCTGCATTCTGTACGTCTCCGTGTCGGCTGAATGAATTTAGATTTAATTCCCGTTTCGTGAAAATGACTTGATGACTTTTGATGATGTTCTGTCGCTCTTATTCACAGGTGGTGTTGGAGGTTTGGAGCTCACTCAGACAGACTCTGTGCCGGTGAAGCCTGGAGAGTCGTTCTCCATCTCGTCTAAGATCTCAGTGTCGAGTTATTGTATACACTGGATACGGCAACCTGCTGGAAAAGCACTGGAATGGCTCGGATATCTGTGTAGCGGTGATAGCACTAATCTCAAAGACATGATGAAGAGCAAGATCAGTCTCAGCCAGGACAAATCCAGCAGCACAGTTTATTTAAGAGGACAAAACTTTCAGGTTGAGGACAcggctgtgtattactgtgccagacacacaacactacaaactcactgaagccctgtacaaaaacatccctggtcattttcctctctctgcagTACACATGTCCCCAGAGGGGTCTGGTATATATGAGCTAGCAGAGCTAAGACACTTCTGTAGTTCAAAGATATCTACATAAAGTTTCATCTTTGtctcaatattaaaataaattcttgtCCTGATCACAAGTGAACACAGAGTTACTCCATCATTAATACAACACCAATCTATTGCAAAGTGTTTGTGCAGCTTGCTGAAGTGGATGTTGTTGTAACACACAGTTTaagctattattataattataattctttatgtGCCTCTAGATGTCAGTCTTTATAAAGAAACTCTCTCACTTTAAACATTCTAATTGTTCTCCAGCTTCATTTAACTCACCGGACAGATATTTGATTATTGGGATTCTGCAAAACTGATTCAAATTTAACTACAACaatctgtgtattttagaaattttaCAGTTATCGTTTAGATCAATTATAGCATAAATATTGTGagaaaacatgtttacatcTCCAAAGACAACGTTCCAAATATAAAATCTTGTTGAAAGTTGAGTTTATAAACCAACACATCCTCCatcagatgaatctcctcctcatgatttaaatacatttcagatacattctcctcccatcatcagcagataaacaaatccaagtgtcagagctggatctcactctatttatatgatgtgatggtgtctgttaaactttggagaacagagaagactccagtccaaacaacacacaccatgttctctacatctctactgctcctgctggcagctgcttcttgtgagtgctttatcaaattcattcatttactagatgaagaataaaggtgcagcatatattgtgtgagatatcaccatgtgttttcctccacagatgtgcatggtgaggaactgactcagcctgcttccatgacagtccagccaggccagagtctctccatccagtgcaaggtttcatattcactTACGAGCTATGGTACAGCTTGGATttgacaacctgcaggaaaagctctggagtggattggaCGCATCTGGAGTGATGGGGGTCCAgcttacagtgagaaactgaaaaaataagttcagcatctccagagacacttctactaacacaataacaattggaggacagaacatgcagactgaagacacagctgtgtattactgcgctcgtgatccacacagtgacacaacaagctgcagtgctgcacaaaaacctcatcacaattcacttctttaatgATTTAACAACTACATTTTAGCATAGATACCAACATTTTAGCATAGACACCAACACTGGCATTAAAGAGCGGACTAGCTTATTGATCACTTGAGTGGAGTTCTCAGGAGCTTGACATTTCGTAGCAACGTGTCCGCCCTCTCCGCATCTATAGCAAAAGTAATCATGCTTGTTTCTGACAGGTTTTTTTCTAAGGGGAGCTGGGGAAGGCTTTGGCAAGGATGGTGTCTGACTCATTGTATGACTGTGGCCAACACCCATAACAGCTAGCTGTTGTTATAACTGCTGGACTTGTTTTTTCAAAGCTTGAACTTCTGAATCATTCTTTGTCTCATGCTTGTCTGTGGTATCTGTATATCTTATCTTTGTCTTGGGCTTTACCATCATGGAAGAAGCAGGTAAAGCGGTTGGACATCCCCTTTTCAGCTGAGCCCCGAGTTCTTGAATTTCTACTTTGAGCTCCTGTACAACTGATGAACtaattttttcttctctctgcaGGTGTATGGGATTTGCCGTGGCAGTGTTATTACGCCGAGTGGCTTCACTCTCTTCAGCCTCACGTATTTCATTTAGTAAGTTCAAGAAAGTAGGTGGTCGCTCTTTTCTCTCCCTTAGTCGCAACTGCAGGAGCATCATGTCTGATTCAACGTCTCCTCGGATCAGCTGTTCTACTCCTGCTCTGTCAACATTGGCTGAAGAAAAACCTCCTCTTTGAACAACTTTGGTCAGAGATTTCTCCATCCGTCTCAATAAATCAGATAAGGATTCTCCAGGAGACTGGCGTAGTAGTCGAAAAGCAAAATACAAGTCTTCTCCAGACTCGGAGGATCCAAATGTGCTTTCCAGGGCTTCCAGGTACTGCAGGGCACTGGTATCCAGACTAGAAAGACGAACAGCTTTTATGATTTCGAGTGCTGGTCCCTTCAAACTTTCTACAATAATCTGacgtttttctttctcagaGCAGTCACAATCTGTTATCATTATTCTGGCCTGCTAGATCCAATGTTCCATGGTTTTCTCTCCTGCGAGGGTGGGAACAGTGCCCGAGAAGGTACGTAAACGACGGTAAGCATTGCTGTCACTTTGTGGTTTCACTGCCTTCTCTAGGATATCACCCACAGCACGAATAATTGACTCAGGGGAACTGGTATTGGAACCAAGGGAAGAAAACAGAGCTTGTAAGTCAGTCATAGACTTTCCCTCATCCATGAGAAATTTTGACAGCTTATTGGTGAATTCTACAGAGGCGGCAGGTCGTGAGTCACTTTCAGTGGAAACAACAATCTCCCAGGCCTCCTCACCATCACCATGCAGCAGTTGGGTAGGACAGCGTGTGGCGTCAACGACTTCTCTACTCTCGCATAACACTAACAGAGTAGTTGAGTTGGGTCCATTCCTGGTATCTCGAACACGCACTCTTCCAAAGGATTTTACACTCTGAGCCGCTTCCTCGATTTTTGCCACTTCAGTAGTTGCTGGTACTCCAGTCAACAGCAGCGCGTGACTTGGGTCAATCCCTACCTCACTACACCAACTGGTAAGTTCAGTTTGAAAAAGAGGGTTACTTCTGAAAGACATGCTTCAAGAGTTTACAAATAAGTGCAGGAAGGGGTTAATTTTCTTTTCCACAATCAACTTGGtattaaacaaagttttatgtcttcttttacttttatgtcTTCCTCTACATTTTACcagaggaaagaagagattccCCTAACGGGCCACCACTTTATGTAGTGCCCCCTGCCCTACTTAGTCGTGTCAAGTCTAAGCTCTTTAGGGTGGGGAGACGGGTTCAATAACTTGGGGTCTCTCgactaaagaaattaaaatactCTGATACCTGGACtcttaaatacacaataaagaaacattcataaaaacagttttgtatttatttttctatataaaatatattgtgatATGAATTATAGAATGTATATAAGTAACGTGAAATATGTATAACAAGATATAGGTATGAATAACAGTAGTCAATATGttttataacaaaattaattattgtCCCCTTActgaataaactgaataaacaaaaaaaaaattaaatttttaaaatatatatatatatatatattaattatccCCTAAATATAGGGgatataaaaatatcccctATTAAATAGCGCAATACCAATAGGCGCAATAGGTAATACGCTGAATGCAGTATATCGTTCCCGTTACGTTATGTAGACGCACTCCGATTCCACACAACCGGGCAGTTTCTTCTCAAAGGAAAAAAAGGGTCTCACCAACAGTTAATAAGAcgataataagttaataaggtCCGTTATCACATCTCCTGGTTAACATTAAAGcataaacaaactaaaacactgtttataaagAAAACTAATCCATATAACACGCATTTAGCACGAGCGTTTCTGACTCgtctcaaactctctctctcttttgattGACACATTACCAACCAAACACATTGCACTCTCATATGCATGGGTGggtgtaaaataat is a genomic window of Tachysurus fulvidraco isolate hzauxx_2018 chromosome 15, HZAU_PFXX_2.0, whole genome shotgun sequence containing:
- the LOC125138724 gene encoding paraneoplastic antigen Ma1 homolog — protein: MITDCDCSEKEKRQIIVESLKGPALEIIKAVRLSSLDTSALQYLEALESTFGSSESGEDLYFAFRLLRQSPGESLSDLLRRMEKSLTKVVQRGGFSSANVDRAGVEQLIRGDVESDMMLLQLRLRERKERPPTFLNLLNEIREAEESEATRRNNTATANPIHLQREEKISSSVVQELKVEIQELGAQLKRGCPTALPASSMMVKPKTKIRYTDTTDKHETKNDSEVQALKKQVQQL